CACGACTTCGGCGTCGACTTCGACGTGTACTTCCACGAGAACGACCTGCACACCTCCGGCGCGGTCGACCGGGCCGTCGCACGGCTGCGCGAACTCGGCCACATCTACGAGGCCGACGGCGCGACCTGGCTGCGCTCGACCGACTTCGGCGACGACAAGGACCGCGTCGTCATCAAGAGCGACGGCCAGCCCGCCTACATCTCGGGCGACCTCGCCTACTACCTCGACAAGCGCGAGCGCGGCTTCAACCGGTGCATCATCATGCTCGGGGCCGACCACCACGGCTACGTCCAGCGCCTCATGGCGATGACGGCCGCGTTCGGCGACGAGCCGTACGTCAACCTCCAGATCCTCATCGGCCAGATGGTGAACCTCGTCAAGGAGGGTCAGCCGGTGCGCATGTCCAAGCGCGCGGGCACCGTCGTCACGATGGAGGACCTCGTCGAGATCGTCGGCGTCGACGCGGCCCGCTACGCCCTCACGCGCAGCTCGGCCGACTCGAACCTCGACATCGACCTCGACGTGCTGCAGAAGCGCACGAACGACAACCCCGTCTTCTACGTGCAGTACGCCCACGCGCGCACGCACAACGTCGCGCGCAACGCCGCGGCGGCCGGAGTCACCCGCGACGCGTTCGCGCCCGAGCTCCTCGACCACGAGACCGAGTCGGCGCTGCTGGGAGCCCTGCAGGAGTTCCCGCGCGTCGTCGCGTTCGCCGCGGAGGTACGCGAGCCGCACCGCGTCGCCCGCTACCTCGAAGAGCTCGCCGGGCTCTACCACCGCTGGTACGACAACTGCCGCGTCACGCCGCTCGGCGACGAGGAGGTCACCGACCTCCACCGCACGCGGCTGTGGCTCAACGATGCCACCGGCCAGGTGCTCCGCAACGGACTCACGCTCCTCGGGGTCACCGCCCCCGAGCGCATGTGACGGATGCCGCGATGAGCGCCGACAGTCAGCCCACGCAGCCGCTTCCCGACCCGGAAGCGCAGTGGGTGCTGTCGAGCCCGACCTCACCGCCGCGCCGTCGGCGGCGGTGGCCGTGGATCGTCGCGCTGATCGTCGTCGTCGCCCTCGCGATCGGCGCGTGGTTCGCGGGCGACGCGATCGCCCGCAGCATCGTCAAGCAGACCATCCGCGAGCAGGCGATCACCCAACTGTCGC
This genomic window from Candidatus Microbacterium phytovorans contains:
- the argS gene encoding arginine--tRNA ligase gives rise to the protein MNPEALAVALLAVVTPLAEARRPGSSEGLTVQDFALERPKSRDHGDWASNAALKLSKVVGANPREFAAEIAEALATTDGVASVEVAGPGFINIRLDAAAAGALARTIVEAGTAFGTNDSRSDEVINLEFVSANPTGPIHLGGTRWAAVGDALARILSSQGAQVTREYYFNDHGAQIDRFARSLVAAHEGLPTPEDGYGGGYIADIAQRVVAAYDGDIDALDPAAKQEAFREVGVGLMFDEIKASLHDFGVDFDVYFHENDLHTSGAVDRAVARLRELGHIYEADGATWLRSTDFGDDKDRVVIKSDGQPAYISGDLAYYLDKRERGFNRCIIMLGADHHGYVQRLMAMTAAFGDEPYVNLQILIGQMVNLVKEGQPVRMSKRAGTVVTMEDLVEIVGVDAARYALTRSSADSNLDIDLDVLQKRTNDNPVFYVQYAHARTHNVARNAAAAGVTRDAFAPELLDHETESALLGALQEFPRVVAFAAEVREPHRVARYLEELAGLYHRWYDNCRVTPLGDEEVTDLHRTRLWLNDATGQVLRNGLTLLGVTAPERM